Sequence from the Candidatus Eremiobacteraceae bacterium genome:
TGCATCCGGACGATTGCGCGCGCAGCGCGGTCGGCGGCGTCGTGCCCAAACTCGTGCTTTCCCCGCGCACGTTGGACGAAGCGGCGCGCGCGGTGAAGATCATCGCCGGCGAGCACGCCTCGGTCGTGATCCGCGGCGCAGGTACCAAGTCGAATCGACCGCCGCGGCGCGCCGAGATCGATGCCGTGATCGACACCTCGGAATTGCGCGGCGTGCTCGAGCACAAGCCCGGCGACCTGACCGCGACCGTCGCCGCTGGAACGCCGCTGCAGGATCTGCAGTTCGCGCTGCGCCGCTACGGCCAGTTCTTCCCGAGCGACGCGCCCTTTGCCGCAAGCGCGAGCCTCGGAGGCACGCTGGCCGCCAACGCGAACGGCGCGCTCCGGCAGCGCTACGGCGCGCTGCGCGACAACGTGCTGGGCGTGCGGCTCGCGCTTTCGGACGGACTCGTCGCGTTCAGCGGCGCGAAAGTCGTCAAGAGCGTCGCGGGCTATGACACGCACAAAGCGTTCATCGGATCGCGCGGTACGCTGGGGCTCATCGGCGAGGTGACCATCAAGGTCGCGCCGCTGCCCGCCACCCAGCGCCTGCTGGTCGCGTCGTTTGCCGATTGCGCATCGGCGTGCGCGGCGGCGACCGCCATCGCCGGATCGCCGCTCTTCGTGATGGCGATGACGCTGCACGATGCAGGCGCCGCGGCACGCGTGCCCGCCTTGCGAGCCTCGGGCGCGCCGCCGTGGACGCTGGCCGTGCGCTGCGGCGGGTCGCGCGTCGCGACGGTCGCACAGTTCGACGGCGCCGCGGCGCTCTGCAAAGAAACGGGCAGCGACGCGCTGCGCGACATCCCGGCGGAGCTCGTCGAGCCGTTGTGGGCGGACATCGCCGAGCTGAGCGCAGGCGCGGCGTATGATCCCCAGTCCTACGTGATGGCTAAGTTCGTCGCGCCGCCCGCGCAGACGCACGCGCTGGTTGGCGCGGTGCGGACCGCGTGGCCCGAGGCGCAGATCAGCGCACACCCGTATGCGGGCGTGCTGCTGGCCCACATACCGGCTGCGTCGGCGTCTCCCCAGCCGGGTGCGTTGTGGCACGCGTGCGCCGACAATCAATGGACCGTCGAGTTTCTCTCGGCGCCGTACGCACGGGCGCAGGAGTTCATCGCGCCCTTGCCCGCCGGACTACCGATGAAGGTGCAACGGCGCCTCAAAGCGGCGCTCGACCCGGCAGGCACCTTCGACGCGGGCGGGTTCATCGGTGGCATCTGAGCCGCTGATCAGGCCGATCGGCTACGCCGGTCCCGAGCGCCCCGCCGACGACGACCTGAGCAAGTGCACGCGCTGCGGGCTGTGCGAACAGGCCTGTCCGACCTACCGCGAGCTGCGCGAGGAACCAGACTCCCCGCGGGGCCGTGTCTTCCTTATGAAGCAGGTGGCCGACGGCGTCGCCGACATCGACGAGGACCTCGCCGAGCACCTCTACCTGTGCCTGGGCTGCCGCGCGTGCGAGACCGCGTGCCCATCAGGCGTGCCCTACGGGCGCCTGCTCGAATACGCGCGCTTCCAGATCGAGCAGCGCGGCGAGCTGACGCCGGAGCGGCGCGGCTGGCGCCGCTTCCGCCGCCTCGCGTTCGAGCAGCTGCTGCCGAATGAGGGCCTCTTCAAACTCGCCATGGCGCCGGCACAGCTCTTGCAGCGCATCCCGTGGCTGGCGACGTTCGCGGCCGCCATCGCGCCCGGGCGCACGCGCAAGCTGCTCGACATGATCCCTCGCAACGGCGCCGCCACCCATGGAGCGCTGCCCGAGATCATCCCGGCCGAAGGCGAGCGGCGAGCGCGCATCGGCTTGTTCACCGGCTGCGTCATGGGGTCGTTGTTCGGACACGTGCACGAATCGCTGGCGCGCGTCCTGCGGCACAACGGCTGCGACGTCGTCGTGGCGCGCGGCCAGTGGTGTTGCGGCGCGCTCAACGTGCACGCCGGCGAGCGCGAACACGCCAAAGCGATGGCCAAGCGCAACATCGACGTATTCGAGCGCGCTCAGGTAGATGTCATCGTGCTCGATTCGGCGGGCTGCGGCGCGATCATGAAAGAGTATGGCGAACTGCTGCGCGATGATCCGCAGTATGCGGAGCGCGGCGCGGCATTTGCGCTCAAGGTCAAGGACGCGAGCGAGCTGCTCTTCGATCTGGGCGTGCGCACGGATTTCGGCACGCTGCGCAAGCGCATCACGTATCAAGATGCGTGTCATCTCGCGCACGGACAGGGCGTGCGCAGCCAGCCACGCTCTCTGCTCGCGCAGATCCCCGGGGTCGACTACGTCGAGCTTGCCAACGCCGATCGCTGCTGCGGCGCGGCCGGCGTCTACAGCCTGACGCAGCCCGAGATGTCGGCGAAGATCCTTGAAGAGAAGCTCGACGCGATCGAGGACGCCAACGCGGATTACCTGGTGACGGGCAACCCGGGCTGCCATATGCAGATCCAGGCCGGCATGCTCGAGCGCGGCATGCGCACCAAGGTCAAACATCTGGCGGAGGTGCTCGACGAAGCCTACGCCCTCAAGACCCCGTAGCGGTCGAATTTATTCGACCGTCAGCTGAGGCTCAGGCTGACGTTCTGAATGGTCGTCGTGTCCGGGGCGATCATGGCGCTGCCGTTGACGGTCTGATACCCGGGCGCAGAAACGGTGTAGACGATGGACCCCGCTGGGATACCGGTGATCTGATAGAAGCCGGTCTGGTCGGTCCCGCCGGTGTGGTACGAGTTGTCGGTCGGCGTCACCGAGATCTGCGCGCCGGCGACCGGCCCGCTGGGCCCGGTCACGACCCCTTGAAGTGTCCCGGGTTTGGTGGTGGTGGTCGGAGTCGCCTTAATGACGTTACAGCCTGTGGCCAGGGCCAATACAATGACGATAAGTCCAATAGAGCGGAACACAGCGGCTCCGGATTCGGTCAGCCCTCGGAGGCCCCCTTGGGCTCGCTCGGCCGCTCGGTAAGAAATGTCACAAAACGTCGTTGCGCCGAGTCACATAGAGAACCCCGGTTTACCGGAACAGGACGTGAGCGATTAAGAATCTGCCGCAGCCAGGGAAAGGCGTTCCCTCGGCGTGGAGGCCGGCCACTCCGCCGGCGACGACGGGCTTCAACCCGCTGCTCCGCTCCGAATCGGCAACGCTCCCCTGGGAGTCGTCCTTTTACGCGCAGCTGCTCTCGCTTGCCGCAGGGCACCCGGAAGAACAGTTCTTCAGCCACGTCCACACCGCGCTGCGCTCGTACATCGACACGCCGATCCTCGTCGCCGCCACCGCCGATCCGACAGCGCGCGACGGATTCCGCATCCGCTATCAACGCAATCTCGACGACCGCAATTCGCTGCCGGTGATCGAGCGCGGCTTCATCGCGCAAGCGATGCGCGCGGGCCGCGCGCTGCAGTTCGGCCGTCCGGCCAATGCGCCGCAGACGCTGGCAAGCCGCGGCAACATGCTGACCAATATCGGCTCGGTCATCATCGCGCCGATCCGCAATGACGGGCGCAACCTCGGCTACATCGCGACGCGCAATCCGCGCGACGGCGTCTTCGGCGAGAAAGAGCTCGAATTCGTAGCGGCGGCAGCCGACGTCGGCGCGCTCGTCGTGCGCAACAAGAACGCCGCCGAAGAAGCGCGCGCGCGCAGCCAAGAGCTGCGTCTCATGCTCGAGACGGCGCGGGCCTTGGCGTCGGAACGCGATCTGCGCCGTCTGTTCCACCGCTTGCACCGGTTGCTGGGCGGCGTGCTCGATGCGTCTACGTTCTGGGTCGCGCTTGGTTCGTGGGAACAGGGCCTGATGACGATCCCCTATTGCGTCGACCACTACCGCGTGCTCGACGTCGTCGATCCGATGCCGCTGCAGGGTTCGCTGTGCGGCCAGGTGTTCCGCGAAGGCGTGCCGTTGCTCATGCGGACCCCCGAGGATTGGAAGCCGTATCCGGTCATCATGCACGGCGACGCGAGCAGCGAGGACGTCGTCTCAGCGCTCGTCGTGCCGATGAGCATCGGCGCGCGCACGATCGGCGTGATCTCCGTGCAGAGCTCGCGCCCGCACGCCTACACCGAACGCGATCGCGACCTGGTGGTCGCCGTCGCCGAACAGGCGGCCATCGCGGTCGAGAACTCCCAGGCGGTCGTGCAGGCCGACCAGCGCGCGCGCGAACTGAAGATGCTCTCTGAAGTCTCGCGGGCGCTTGCCGCGCAGCTCAGCTTGAACACCCTGTACCAGACCGTATGCGAAGAGGTCCGGCGCGTCATCGAGGCGCCCGGCTTCTTCGTCGCGCTGCGCACTGAGGACGGCAACGCCCTGCACATGGAATATTTCATCGAGGGCAACAACGTCATGGAGGTCGGCGATACGCCGATGAAGAGCTCGATCGCCGAGCGCGTCATGGCGTCCAATCGCACTTTGGTGTTCCAGACCCTCGAAGAGATCGATAACCAGCCGCACGGCGTCATCGGTACCGATAACGTCAGCAACGTTCGCTCGCTGGCCATGGCCCCGCTGCGCCTCGGCAACAAGTGCATCGGCGTGATGTCCGCCCAGGCCTATCGCGAGAACGCGTACGACGACTCGAGCGTGCGCCTGCTCACCGCTATCGCCGAACAGCTCGCGGTGGCCGTCCAAAACGCGCAGCTGTACGACCAGGCCGAGTCGCGCGCCGACCGCGATCCGCTCACCGGCGTGTTCCATCACCGCTATCTGAAGACGCGGCTCGAGGAAGAGCTGCGCCGATCGCGCACCAACGGCCAGGCGGTCGCGGTCGTGATGATGGACCTCGACAACTTCAAGAATGTCAACGACACCTACGGCCACCTCGTGGGCGACGACGCGCTCAAGATGGTCACCGGCGTGCTCATGGGAGCGGTACGCTCCACCGACGTCGTCGGCCGCTACGGCGGCGACGAATTCATGGTCGTGCTGCCCGAGACCACGCGCGAGCAGACCGAAAGCATCATCAACCGCGTCACGGCCGAGCTCGAAGAGCGCGACCTGCGGCTCGCGGACGGTTCCGCCATCCCGGTGAAGTGCTCGATCGGCTATGCGCTCTTCCCGCTCGACGCCGACTCGCCCGCGGACCTCATCGCCAAAGCCGACGCGGCGCTGTACCAGAGCAAGCGCATGGGCCGGCCTGCGACGCGCCTGCAGCGCGTCGGTACCACCCAGCTGCGCTTGGAAGGCGATTTCGGACCGGTCTCCGAGCTGCTCGCGGCTCTGCTCGCGCGCGATCGCTCGACGCGCAGCCATCTCGAGCATGTCAACCGCGTGGCGCGCGAGTTCGGCAACGTTCTGGCGCTTGAAAAGGCTGATATGGACTCGCTGCTGCGTGCATCGGTGCTCCATGACGTCGGCAAGATCGCGTTGCCTGCGCCGCTGCTGGCCAAGCCGGGCCGCCTCGCGCCCGAAGAATACGAGTTGGTCAAGCGCCACGTCACCATCGGCGCGATGCTCATCGAGAACATCCCCGGCTTCGCCGACGCCGCCAAGGCGGTCAAGTATCACCACGAGCGCTTCGACGGCAAGGGTTATCCAGAGGGCCTCAAGGGCGAGCACATCCCGCTGCTGGCGCGCATCGTCTCGCTGATCGACGCCTACTCGGCGATGGTCATCGACCGGCCGTACCACAAGCGCATCGAGTACGAGCAGGCCGTGCGCGAGCTGCGCGCGCGGGCCGGCACGCAATTCGACCCCAAACTGGTCGAGAAGTTCGTCTCGCTCGTCGAATCGGGTGGAGGCCGCTAGCCAGCTCTACCGCGAACGAAGCGCGCGTGGAGATCCATTTCGCCATCACCGCGTTTGCCACTGCGCTGACCATCATCGATCCGGTCGGCATGGTGCCGTTGTCGCTGTCGGTCACCGCCTCGGCGCCGCCGGACGCGCGCCGCAAGATGATCGACCGCGCCGTCATCGTGGCCGCGGCGGTCATCTATTTCATGGCGCTGGTGGGGCGCTACGTGCTCACCTATCTGAACATCACGCTGCCGGCCTTCTCCATCGCGGGCGGCATCTTGCTGCTGCTGATCTCGATCGACATGTTGTTCGCGCGCCCGTCAGGCGCGCGCGCCAAGCCCGAAGAGGAGCGCGAGGCGATCGAGCGCGAGAATGCGGCCGTGTTCCCGCTGGCCATCCCGATGATCGCGGGCCCGGGTACGATCGCGACCGTCTTGCTGCTGGTGAGCTTGAGCCGCGGCGACCCGGCGCGCACGACGATCGTCTACGCAGCCTATGCTCTCGCGCTCTTGCTGACCTGGCTGTGCATGCGCGGGGCGACGCTGGTGCTCAAGTGGATCGGCCGGACCGGCGTCGGCGTGCTCACGCGGCTGCTCGGCATCATCCTCTCGGCGCTGGCGATCCAGTTCATCATCAACGGGCTCTCGCAGACGCCGCTCTTCCGCCACTAGCTAGACCTCGATCTCCTCGAGGCCGCCCGACTCGGCCTCCAGTACCTCTTGGGTCGGCGGGAAGTGGATCTGCGCGATCAGCGTAGGGACGATCGCCGTGGCGATGACGACCGTGACCAGGGCGCTGTATTGCAGCTGATCGATGTAGTGGTGGCTCAGGCCGTAGAGCGCTGAGATCGTGCCGAAGGTCAGCCCGGTCGCCATCATGAGCGTCAAATACGTGGCGTCGGTGGCGGAGTAACGGAAGCCGCGCGCCACGGGCCAGACGCCGAGGATCTTCGCCACGACTTTCACGGCGAATAGGGCTAGCACCGTCTTGAACGCTGCAAGTACCTGGACGAGCGACACAAGTGTACCGGCTTTGATGAAGTAGAACGGCGTCAACAGACTCATTGTCGTAGTACGCAAGCGGCGGGCGAACTCGATGTGCGACAGCAAGAAGCCGGCCGAGGCGAAGCCCAACACGTAGGCGGGCAACACGCCTTCGCTCTTGGCAAGCGTCGCCAGACCGGCAAGCGTCAGGATGATGGCGAACAGCAGCCGCGTACCGGGTTCGCTGACGCGGTCGCCCATTTTCACGAAAGCCGCTGGGAGGTACTTGGGTACGAGCAGCACGGCCACGACGGACACACCGATGAACAGCGCCAGCCAGGCGTCATAGTTGGCGAACAGCAGCGCCAGGGCGAGCACCGTCCCTAAGTCGGTGATGAAACACGCGGCCAGGATGAGCTGGCCGAATTCCTTACCGGCCAGGCCTGATTCGAGCATCACGGCGTAGACCACGGCCACCGAGGTCGTGGACATGGCGACGCCGGCGACTTTGGCCGCGTCCGCAGACCAGTGGCCGACGAACAGCGCATAAGCTAACGCGCCTAGAAACGGCAGAGCGAACGACACGGTGCCGATGAGGACGGCGGGCCGCCACTGGCGGCGAAGCACGTCGGGATTGATCTCGGCGCCGGCGAGATAGGTGAGCATGATGCTGCCGAAGCCCGCAACGAAGTCGATCCAGCTGTTGGTTGTCAGCGCGATGAGATTGCCGGCGAGAATCCCGAGCACAATCTCGACGAGCGCGGCAGAGATCTTCAGGCGTATGGAGATGAACGCGCCGGCGAAAGCGAGCGTCATCCACGCGGCGGCGACGAGCCAGGTATTGCTGAGGATGGACGAATTGAAAAGCAGATGCACGACGGCCTCCTGAGCTTGTGCTCACGCGATTGCTCAGGAGTCATCGGCCTTGAAGGCGGTTCGGGCTTATAAGAGCTCGCGGGCGGACTCCACCGCCGCAGCACTAGACTACTCTGGAAGAGACCGCCCGACCTTCGCGGCGGCGCGAAGCCGGCGCTTCGCTAGAGCCAGGCGCGCAGCGCCGTCAGGCGCGCTTGCGTCCAAATCGTCAAGCGCACGCTCGAGGCTATTCCAGGAAACGCGACGCGCATGAGCCTGAACGGCGCGCTCCGCGACCTCCAACGACTGAGAGTCCGCCCAGTGCAGAAACGCAGCGATCCGGTCGGCAATCGCATCTTCGAAATGCAGCACGCGCACCGTGCCGAAGCGGGTGGGCAAAGTCGTGAAATCCTTGATCGCTCGCTGATCCACGAATGGTGTGTCCGCGACGAGGTCGAGCGAGTACGCGACCTCGGGATGGACGAAATCTCGACCGGATGCGCGGAACCCTATTTTGGCGACTGCGTCGCCGAACTCGCGTCGGCTCGCTCCGTTGATCGCTGCGAAGTCAATATCGTGGGACGTGTAGACGTCCGGCACGTATGCCGTGACGGCACTCCCGCCCACAACGGCCGCTTTGATGCCGGCCGCCTCGAGCTCTTTGCTGGCCAGCGCAGCGATCTCGATGAGGGACGCGTCTTTGAGATTCATCGAGGGGTCTTGCCCATAGCGCGCGGTCGGCGGCTTGTCCGCCCCCAGAGCTCCCGATAGAGAGGCCGCTCGCTGAGCTTCAGGAGCAGCATCGCCATCTCCGAGCTCTCCGGGTAGCGTCGATTGAGATCCACGAGGCGCACCCTTCCAACGCGGCGTGTGGTGACCAGACCGGCTCGCTCGAGCGATCGGAGCGCGCGCTGGATCTCGATGGGGCGTTTCTTCAATACGCCCGCGAGTTCAGACGCGTACGTGGTCCCAAGTCGAGCGACCGCGATCAGTACGTCACTCCGCAAGCGGGAACCGAAAATGCCATCCATGGACTAACTATAACATAAATGTAGCTCTGTAGCTACACTTCTGTAGCAGTTTGATTAAGCGGTCCAGAAGCGCTTCGGGTCGATCTCGCGGATGATGCGCAGCTCTTCTTCCGTCGGCTCGGGCGTCGTCTTGAGCACCGGCGTGACCATGAGCGGCCAGCCGGTATTCGCTTTGACGTCCTCGGCTTTGACGCCGGGATGCACCGTATCGAGGTACGCTTCGCCGGATTCGAACCCGAAACGCAGCACGCCCATCGTGGTGATGATCGCCGATGGTCCGCCGCGCGGCAACCCTTCGTCGGCGCGCCAGTGCGCGCCGTCCCCGTTGCCCGGTGACGTGACGTAGCTGACGCGCTCTACGAGCCGGCGGTCATTGTGCTCGATGATCACGACGAAACGTCGCGCCAGCGAAGCGATGTCGGCGGCACCGCCGCTGCCAGGCAGCTTTACCTCGGGAGCGTATGGATCGCCGATGTACGACGTGTTGATATTGCCGTACCTATCGACTTCCGCGCCGCCCAGAAAGCCCAGATCCACTTCGCCTTTCTGCATGAGCCCCATGACGGTCGTCATGCGACAGCACATCTGCGCGCCCTCGATGTTCGGCGGATCGCCCATCGTATAGAGCAGTTCGGCCGACGGCGTGTCGCGCACGATGCCATTCTCGAAGAAGCCGACCGCGTCCGGAGCATGCAGGCGTTTGGCCAGCGCAAACGCGATGAGCGGCAGGCGCATGCCGACGAAGACCACCTCGCCATCCTTGATCTCACGCGACGCGGCGACGACCATGAGCTCGGCCGGCGTATACGCAGGTTTCATGTCGCGCTGAAGTTGGCCGGCGCGGCCAAATTCTCGTGTTTGACGGCAAGCGCGCGCCAGCGCTCGGCTCCAAGCAGCTTCAAGTAAACGGCACGCGATCCGATGCCGGCGATCCAGCGCTGGCGCCATTGCTCGAACCCTTCGGCGGTCTTGGTCTGCGCGTGGTATTCGTGATAGAAATCGGTATCGCGGCCGTAATAGCCTTGGACGGGTGACGGATGCGCGCCGCCCGGCTCGTGCACGACCGCGGTCACGCGGTGCGGTGGGACGAGTACGCGGTTGGGGTCGCTCTTGATAACGCCGACCGGCACGATCTCTTCGGCGACGACGATGACCTTGGCAGCCGCAAGCCCCGCCTCTTCGCTCACGCCGAGATTGCCCCAGCAGTGATTGCCGCCGGTCTCGTCGGCCCGCTGGACCTGCAGCACAGCCACGTCTGGCACGATCGCGGGCACGAGCAGCACGGGCTCGCCATCGAGCGGCGACTGTGCGGGGCGCAACGTCGCGTTGGTTTTGAGGATGTCCGAACCCAGCAGCGTGCGCGCGGGGATGAACGGCACGCCGAGCGCCCCGGCGAGCAAACTGAGCGCGATCGTGAAGTTGGAGTGATCTTCGATCGTGATCTTGTGCGGCACGCCGTCTTCGGCCGCGCGCCGGTAATTGTAGCCCAGGCCGGCGCTGACGTTGCCCGCCCACGCCGCGACGACGGTGCGCACGCAGCCGGCACCGATGAGCTGGTCGAAGAGGATGTCGGAGATCGGGCCGATGACGGTGAGGTCGCGCCTCTTCTGGCGGATGATCTCGTGGCCCGCCGAGAACGGGATAAGCGCCTCAAGCGCCAACCCGAGGGCGACCGAGGAGCCGTCGGGCACGTGCTGCGCGATGGCCTCGCGCATGGTCGTGAGCTTCGATTTCACGCCTTACCGCCACTAACGGAGTAGCGCGTCTTTTCGAAACGCGCTACTTCGTCAAGACCTGCGCGTTCGCGAACGCGCCACTGCGATTACGAGTTGGTGAATTTGGCCATGCGTTTCTCGACGTACGCGTTGAGGCCTTCCTTGGCGTCGCTGCTTTGGAACAGCAGCTGTTGCAGCTCGCGTTCGATCGAGAGCGCCTCGGAGAACGGCACTTCGCCGCCCGACACCACCGAGCGCTTGATGTTGCCGACCGCCTTGGCCGCTTTGTTCGGCGTCGTGAACTGCTTGGCGTAGGTGATGACGTCTTTGAAGAACGCCGCGCCGTCGCCCTCGTAGATCTCGGTGACGAGACCCAGCTCCTGCGCTTCTTCGAACGAGAAGGTGCGGCCGGTGACCATCAGCTCGAGCGCTTTTGTGCGGCCGACCACGCGCGTGAGCCGCTGCGTGCCGCCCGTGCCCGGCAGCACGCCCAGCGCCACTTCGGGCAACCCGATCTTGCCGGCGTTCTTGCGCGCGAGGCGCATGTCGCAGGCCAGCGCGATCTCAAGACCGCCGCCGACGGTGTGGCCGTTGAGCGCCGCGATGACGAGCTTGGGGGTCTGCTCGAGCCGCGTCAGCGTCTCGTTGGCGTGCAGGCAGAAATAGTACTTGAACGTCGGGTCGACTTTCTGCAGCATGCCGATGTTCGCGCCGGCGCAGAAGAACTTCTCACCGGCGCCGGTCAGCACGATGACCTGCACCGCATTGTCGAAACGCGCCTGCAAGATGGCGTCGTCGAGCTGGCGCATCATCTCGTGCGTGTATGTGTTCGCGGGCGGGTCGTCGAAGGTGATGACGGCGATATGGTCACCCTCTTTACGGTAGGTGACCAGCGTCTTGCCGTTGGCCTTGGTCTCGCTCTCGATCTTGGTGGCCACGATGTTCTCCTTACGCCGCTTTGGGCGCGACCCAATCTGATTGCTTGAAGATCTCTGCCAGCACTTTTTCGTCGTCCTCGTTCGGCAGCACTTCTTTGAGATGCTCTTCGTATTGGTCCCGGTCGAGCAACCGCCCGTCGACCGCGTATGTCTTGCCGGCGAACTCGCCGATCTGCCGATTGAAGCGGATGTCCGCTACGTACAGCTTCTCGTCGCCGGGGATGGCGGCGTTGACCTGATCGACGAGCTTGGCGCACTCCTCGTAGTACTGGCGGCGCGCGTAATCGTTGAGCAGGTCTTTGTCGGCTTCAACGTCCTCTTTGTCTTCCTCAGGCCGGCCCTTGATGCCCCAGATGTACGCCCACACGGCGCTCGAGGAGTGATCGTTGCCGAACAGATCCAGCGAGCCGGACAGCCACTTGTTGTGGTACTTCTGCTGGATGCTGACCGGCACGACGCCCGCTTTGGCCACACGCTTGAGGCCCGTAAGACCGGTGCCCAGATGGAACGACTCCTCGCGCAGCATCGGCCCCATGCTCATCGACAAGGGGCGGAAGCCTGAGTGCGAGAGCATCTGCAGCTGGAACTTGCCGTCGCGATCCATGTAGTTCTGATACGCGAACAGGTCGAGCC
This genomic interval carries:
- a CDS encoding Phenylacetic acid catabolic protein; the protein is MARIKTFDDWVEVFHHWQKDLDVDPEVFNRVLGGYTLEAKYADPHSDEIEFGEFAGQRKWEKVMEIPDQRMRDAVLTMIIYQGDTEFASNEQQRKLLATAPSEYDMYSICRVFIEETRHGYQMCHLLVNHFGNDGRIEAEKMLERRADQGTRLLNAFNTPVKHWLDLFAYQNYMDRDGKFQLQMLSHSGFRPLSMSMGPMLREESFHLGTGLTGLKRVAKAGVVPVSIQQKYHNKWLSGSLDLFGNDHSSSAVWAYIWGIKGRPEEDKEDVEADKDLLNDYARRQYYEECAKLVDQVNAAIPGDEKLYVADIRFNRQIGEFAGKTYAVDGRLLDRDQYEEHLKEVLPNEDDEKVLAEIFKQSDWVAPKAA